One part of the Indicator indicator isolate 239-I01 chromosome 5, UM_Iind_1.1, whole genome shotgun sequence genome encodes these proteins:
- the TMEM198 gene encoding transmembrane protein 198: MPLLGVPRAMTATVQTLRFKLLPHEPGQEWGDSCQQEIERRYQVVPSVVCAMCCLFGIIYCFFGYRCFKAVMFLTGLMFGSIIIFMLCYKERVLDTQLSVEASVGIGLGIGVLCGLVTMLVRSVGLFMVGLLLGLLLAVATLVVMEQFYHPPTVWIPIALLLGVGMLFAVLTLQWQRFFTTLSTAVFGSAIMTVTIDYFIELFLLVHYIYERIKVAPARPVCWYSWVILGVWPLLTTLGVLVQWKVTGEGYSHTEVIISRQQRRVQLMRIKQREDRKEKKKKRRPHHPPPHQHKAHPPEPAYRRKPNPVRRFDGDVLSPSYIQSFRERQTGPSLNSLITSSHAVVDLDYDCSSTVPLTTGSGPAVRV, from the exons ATGCCTCTCTTGGGAGTTCCCAGAGCCATGACTGCAACTGTGCAGACACTGCGGTTCAAGCTGCTGCCACATGAGCCAGGCCAGGAGTGGGGGGACAGCTGTCAGCAGGAAATTGAGCGTCGCTACCAAGTGGTGCCATCTGTGGTGTGTGCCATGTGCTGCCTCTTCGGCATCATCTACTGCTTCTTTG GCTACCGCTGCTTCAAGGCTGTCATGTTCCTGACGGGGCTGATGTTTGGCtccatcatcatcttcatgcTGTGCTACAAGGAGCGAGTGCTGGACACACAGCTGAGCGTGGAGGCCTCAGTGGGCATTGGGCTGGGCATCGGGGTCCTCTGTGGGCTGGTCACCATGCTGGTGCGCAGTGTTGGCCTCTTCATGGTGGGGCTGCTCctagggctgctgctggcagtggccaCTCTGGTGGTGATGGAGCAGTTCTACCACCCACCAACTGTGTGGATTCCCATTGCACTGCTCCTGGGTGTGGGAATGCTCTTTGCCGTCCTCACTCTGCAGTGGCAGCGCTTCTTCACCACCCTTTCCACCGCCGTCTTCGGTAGTGCCATCATGACTGTCACCATCGACTACTTCATTGAGCTCTTCCTCCTGGTGCATTATATCTACGAGCGCATCAAGGTGGCCCCTGCTCGCCCTGTGTGCTGGTACAGCTGGGTCATCCTGGGTGTCTGGCCACTCCTCACCACACTGGGTGTCCTTGTCCAGTGGAAGGTCACAGGCGAGGGCTACTCCCACACAGAAG TGATCATCAGCCGGCAGCAGCGCCGCGTGCAGCTGATGCGCATCAAGCAGCGGGAAGACCgtaaggagaagaagaagaagcggAGACCCCACCACCCGCCTCCCCACCAGCACAAAGCCCACCCGCCTGAGCCTGCCTACCGCCGCAAGCCCAACCCCGTGCGCCGCTTCGATGGGGACGTGCTCTCCCCC AGCTACATCCAGAGTTTCCGAGAGCGGCAGACGGGACCATCCCTGAACAGCCTCATCACCAGCTCCCATGCCGTGGTGGACCTGGACTATGACTGTAGCTCCACCGTGCCCCTCACCACAGGCTCTGGCCCTGCTGTGAGGGTATAA
- the CHPF gene encoding chondroitin sulfate synthase 2 isoform X2 codes for MRLSLVLSVLRPAGPVAIGVSLGFTLSLLSVTWVEEPCGQPPRPAAAARSRPDGGPAPWEPRVVPYRPPSPGRAAKKAIRTRYISTELGMRQRLFVGVLTSKSTLNTLGVAVNRTLAHRLERLVYFTGTRGRKMPHGMTVVTHSDERPIWNMYQTIRYLLDHYVNDFDWFFMVQDDTYTEAHRISRLVAHLSIDTHLYLGRPEEFIGGDTEGRYCYGGFGYLLSRSLLLLLQQHLESCRNDILSARPDEWLGRCIIDYTGINCAEEHEGLHYHYFELGKNVDPERETDLRFQSAFTVHPVLDPLQMYRLHKYFAQVELERTYQEIQQLQLEIQNASRLSADGDHGATWPVGIPPPFQPKTRFEVLRWDYFTEEQVYACMDGSPKCELRGADLADVADVVATAMEELNRKYQPVLHIRKQQLVNGYRRFDPTRGMEYTLDLQVEVVTQKGHSRSVTKRVHLVRPLSEVEIIPMPYVTEASRINVILPLTAHDRDHAARFLEAYAAAAFESSENAVLTFLFIYDPFEAQQVTQNDIFAHVKAQITEYERKYAEVKIPWISVKTDAPSQIKVMDIISKKHPVDTLFFVAGVGTEVTVDFLNRCRMNTINNWQVFFPIHFQGYNPAIAYHNQVPPATLDLLRDAGRFDRDVFYEACFYNADYMAARTRMVGDVQENEDILETLDIYDMFIKYSNLHVFRAVEPALLQHYRHQACNPRLSEEIYHRCVQSSLEGVGSRSQLAMVLFEQEQGNST; via the exons ATGCGGCTGTCGCTGGTGCTGTCGGTGCTGCGGCCCGCAGGGCCGGTGGCCATCGGCGTCTCGCTGGGCTTCACTCTCAGCCTCCTCAGCGTCACTTGGGTGGAGGAGCCCTGCGGGCAGCCGCCGCGTCCCGCAGCCGCCGCCCGCTCGCGTCCCGACGGCGGCCCCGCGCC CTGGGAGCCCCGCGTTGTTCCCTATCGCCcgcccagccctggcagggccGCCAAGAAGGCCATCAG GACCCGATacatcagcacagagctggggatGCGACAGCGGCTCTTCGTGGGTGTGCTGACCTCCAAAAGCACACTGAACACGCTGGGAGTGGCAGTCAACCGCACGCTGGCCCACCGCCTGGAGCGCCTGGTGTACTTCACAGGCACACGGGGCCGCAAGATGCCCCATGGCATGACAGTGGTGACACACAGTGATGAACGACCCATCTGGAACATGTACCAGACCATCAGGTACCTTCTGGACCACTACGTTAATGACTTTGACTGGTTCTTCATGGTGCAGGATGATACCTACACAGAGGCACACCGCATCAGCCGCCTGGTTGCCCACCTCAGCATTGACACCCACCTCTACCTTGGCCGTCCCGAGGAATTCATCGGTGGGGACACAGAGGGACGCTACTGCTATGGGGGATTTGGTTACTTGCTGTCCcgcagcctcctcctgctcctgcagcagcacctggagaGCTGCCGCAACGACATCCTCAGTGCTCGCCCTGATGAGTGGCTGGGCCGTTGCATCATCGACTACACAGGCATCAACTGTGCTGAGGAGCACGAG GGCCTGCATTATCACTATTTTGAGCTGGGAAAGAATGTGGACCCCGAGCGGGAGACTGACCTTCGGTTCCAGAGTGCCTTCACTGTCCACCCTGTGCTGGATCCCCTTCAGATGTACCGGCTGCATAAGTACTTTGCACAGGTGGAGCTTGAGAGGACGTACCAGGaaatccagcagctccag CTGGAAATACAGAATGCCAGCAGGCTGTCTGCTGATGGAGATCACGGTGCCACATGGCCTGTTGGCATCCCAccccccttccagcccaaaactCGCTTTGAGGTTCTGCGCTGGGACTACTTCACAGAGGAGCAGGTCTATGCCTGCATGGACGGCTCCCCTAAGTGTGAGCTGCGTGGTGCGGATCTGGCGGACGTGGCTGATGTGGTGGCCACAGCCATGGAGGAGCTGAACCGCAAGTACCAACCAGTGCTCCACATCCgcaagcagcagctggtgaATGGGTATCGGCGCTTTGACCCCACACGTGGCATGGAGTACACCCTGGACCTCCAGGTGGAGGTGGTCACCCAGAAGGGGCACAGCCGCTCCGTCACCAAGCGTGTGCACTTAGTGCGGCCCCTTAGTGAGGTGGAGATCATCCCCATGCCCTATGTGACAGAGGCCAGCCGCATCAATGTCATCCTGCCACTGACTGCTCATGACCGGGACCATGCCGCACGCTTTTTGGAGGCTTATGCGGCGGCTGCCTTTGAGAGCAGTGAGAATGCAGTGCTCACCTTTCTCTTCATCTATGACCCCTTTGAGGCACAGCAGGTCACTCAGAATGACATCTTCGCCCACGTGAAGGCCCAGATCACTGAGTATGAGCGCAAGTATGCGGAGGTGAAGATCCCATGGATCAGTGTTAAGACAGATGCACCCTCCCAAATCAAGGTCATGGACATCATCTCCAAGAAGCATCCTGTGGACACTCTTTTCTTTGTGGCCGGTGTGGGGACAGAAGTTACTGTTGACTTCCTGAACCGCTGCCGAATGAACACCATTAACAACTGGCAGGTCTTCTTCCCCATTCACTTCCAGGGTTACAACCCTGCTATTGCTTACCACAACCAGGTGCCACCTGCCACGCTGGACCTGCTGCGGGATGCGGGCCGCTTTGACCGTGATGTCTTCTATGAGGCCTGCTTCTACAATGCTGACTACATGGCAGCACGCACCCGCATGGTGGGTGATGTGCAGGAGAACGAGGATATCCTTGAGACCTTGGACATCTATGACATGTTCATCAAGTACTCCAACCTCCATGTCTTCCGGGCCGtggagcctgccctgctgcagcactacCGGCACCAGGCCTGCAATCCCCGACTCAGCGAGGAGATCTACCACCGCtgtgtgcagagcagcctggaaggTGTAGGCTCTCGCTCCCAGCTGGCCATGGTGCTTTTTGAGCAGGAGCAAGGGAACAGCACCTGA
- the CHPF gene encoding chondroitin sulfate synthase 2 isoform X1, translating to MRLSLVLSVLRPAGPVAIGVSLGFTLSLLSVTWVEEPCGQPPRPAAAARSRPDGGPAPPLGPGNTNGNAARRPNAVPPGLGADSWEPRVVPYRPPSPGRAAKKAIRTRYISTELGMRQRLFVGVLTSKSTLNTLGVAVNRTLAHRLERLVYFTGTRGRKMPHGMTVVTHSDERPIWNMYQTIRYLLDHYVNDFDWFFMVQDDTYTEAHRISRLVAHLSIDTHLYLGRPEEFIGGDTEGRYCYGGFGYLLSRSLLLLLQQHLESCRNDILSARPDEWLGRCIIDYTGINCAEEHEGLHYHYFELGKNVDPERETDLRFQSAFTVHPVLDPLQMYRLHKYFAQVELERTYQEIQQLQLEIQNASRLSADGDHGATWPVGIPPPFQPKTRFEVLRWDYFTEEQVYACMDGSPKCELRGADLADVADVVATAMEELNRKYQPVLHIRKQQLVNGYRRFDPTRGMEYTLDLQVEVVTQKGHSRSVTKRVHLVRPLSEVEIIPMPYVTEASRINVILPLTAHDRDHAARFLEAYAAAAFESSENAVLTFLFIYDPFEAQQVTQNDIFAHVKAQITEYERKYAEVKIPWISVKTDAPSQIKVMDIISKKHPVDTLFFVAGVGTEVTVDFLNRCRMNTINNWQVFFPIHFQGYNPAIAYHNQVPPATLDLLRDAGRFDRDVFYEACFYNADYMAARTRMVGDVQENEDILETLDIYDMFIKYSNLHVFRAVEPALLQHYRHQACNPRLSEEIYHRCVQSSLEGVGSRSQLAMVLFEQEQGNST from the exons ATGCGGCTGTCGCTGGTGCTGTCGGTGCTGCGGCCCGCAGGGCCGGTGGCCATCGGCGTCTCGCTGGGCTTCACTCTCAGCCTCCTCAGCGTCACTTGGGTGGAGGAGCCCTGCGGGCAGCCGCCGCGTCCCGCAGCCGCCGCCCGCTCGCGTCCCGACGGCGGCCCCGCGCCGCCCCTCGGCCCCGGCAACACCAACGGCAACGCGGCGCGCAGGCCCAACGCCGTGCCCCCCGGGCTGGGCGCCGACAGCTGGGAGCCCCGCGTTGTTCCCTATCGCCcgcccagccctggcagggccGCCAAGAAGGCCATCAG GACCCGATacatcagcacagagctggggatGCGACAGCGGCTCTTCGTGGGTGTGCTGACCTCCAAAAGCACACTGAACACGCTGGGAGTGGCAGTCAACCGCACGCTGGCCCACCGCCTGGAGCGCCTGGTGTACTTCACAGGCACACGGGGCCGCAAGATGCCCCATGGCATGACAGTGGTGACACACAGTGATGAACGACCCATCTGGAACATGTACCAGACCATCAGGTACCTTCTGGACCACTACGTTAATGACTTTGACTGGTTCTTCATGGTGCAGGATGATACCTACACAGAGGCACACCGCATCAGCCGCCTGGTTGCCCACCTCAGCATTGACACCCACCTCTACCTTGGCCGTCCCGAGGAATTCATCGGTGGGGACACAGAGGGACGCTACTGCTATGGGGGATTTGGTTACTTGCTGTCCcgcagcctcctcctgctcctgcagcagcacctggagaGCTGCCGCAACGACATCCTCAGTGCTCGCCCTGATGAGTGGCTGGGCCGTTGCATCATCGACTACACAGGCATCAACTGTGCTGAGGAGCACGAG GGCCTGCATTATCACTATTTTGAGCTGGGAAAGAATGTGGACCCCGAGCGGGAGACTGACCTTCGGTTCCAGAGTGCCTTCACTGTCCACCCTGTGCTGGATCCCCTTCAGATGTACCGGCTGCATAAGTACTTTGCACAGGTGGAGCTTGAGAGGACGTACCAGGaaatccagcagctccag CTGGAAATACAGAATGCCAGCAGGCTGTCTGCTGATGGAGATCACGGTGCCACATGGCCTGTTGGCATCCCAccccccttccagcccaaaactCGCTTTGAGGTTCTGCGCTGGGACTACTTCACAGAGGAGCAGGTCTATGCCTGCATGGACGGCTCCCCTAAGTGTGAGCTGCGTGGTGCGGATCTGGCGGACGTGGCTGATGTGGTGGCCACAGCCATGGAGGAGCTGAACCGCAAGTACCAACCAGTGCTCCACATCCgcaagcagcagctggtgaATGGGTATCGGCGCTTTGACCCCACACGTGGCATGGAGTACACCCTGGACCTCCAGGTGGAGGTGGTCACCCAGAAGGGGCACAGCCGCTCCGTCACCAAGCGTGTGCACTTAGTGCGGCCCCTTAGTGAGGTGGAGATCATCCCCATGCCCTATGTGACAGAGGCCAGCCGCATCAATGTCATCCTGCCACTGACTGCTCATGACCGGGACCATGCCGCACGCTTTTTGGAGGCTTATGCGGCGGCTGCCTTTGAGAGCAGTGAGAATGCAGTGCTCACCTTTCTCTTCATCTATGACCCCTTTGAGGCACAGCAGGTCACTCAGAATGACATCTTCGCCCACGTGAAGGCCCAGATCACTGAGTATGAGCGCAAGTATGCGGAGGTGAAGATCCCATGGATCAGTGTTAAGACAGATGCACCCTCCCAAATCAAGGTCATGGACATCATCTCCAAGAAGCATCCTGTGGACACTCTTTTCTTTGTGGCCGGTGTGGGGACAGAAGTTACTGTTGACTTCCTGAACCGCTGCCGAATGAACACCATTAACAACTGGCAGGTCTTCTTCCCCATTCACTTCCAGGGTTACAACCCTGCTATTGCTTACCACAACCAGGTGCCACCTGCCACGCTGGACCTGCTGCGGGATGCGGGCCGCTTTGACCGTGATGTCTTCTATGAGGCCTGCTTCTACAATGCTGACTACATGGCAGCACGCACCCGCATGGTGGGTGATGTGCAGGAGAACGAGGATATCCTTGAGACCTTGGACATCTATGACATGTTCATCAAGTACTCCAACCTCCATGTCTTCCGGGCCGtggagcctgccctgctgcagcactacCGGCACCAGGCCTGCAATCCCCGACTCAGCGAGGAGATCTACCACCGCtgtgtgcagagcagcctggaaggTGTAGGCTCTCGCTCCCAGCTGGCCATGGTGCTTTTTGAGCAGGAGCAAGGGAACAGCACCTGA
- the CHPF gene encoding chondroitin sulfate synthase 2 isoform X3: MRLSLVLSVLRPAGPVAIGVSLGFTLSLLSVTWVEEPCGQPPRPAAAARSRPDGGPAPWEPRVVPYRPPSPGRAAKKAIRTRYISTELGMRQRLFVGVLTSKSTLNTLGVAVNRTLAHRLERLVYFTGTRGRKMPHGMTVVTHSDERPIWNMYQTIRYLLDHYVNDFDWFFMVQDDTYTEAHRISRLVAHLSIDTHLYLGRPEEFIGGDTEGRYCYGGFGYLLSRSLLLLLQQHLESCRNDILSARPDEWLGRCIIDYTGINCAEEHELEIQNASRLSADGDHGATWPVGIPPPFQPKTRFEVLRWDYFTEEQVYACMDGSPKCELRGADLADVADVVATAMEELNRKYQPVLHIRKQQLVNGYRRFDPTRGMEYTLDLQVEVVTQKGHSRSVTKRVHLVRPLSEVEIIPMPYVTEASRINVILPLTAHDRDHAARFLEAYAAAAFESSENAVLTFLFIYDPFEAQQVTQNDIFAHVKAQITEYERKYAEVKIPWISVKTDAPSQIKVMDIISKKHPVDTLFFVAGVGTEVTVDFLNRCRMNTINNWQVFFPIHFQGYNPAIAYHNQVPPATLDLLRDAGRFDRDVFYEACFYNADYMAARTRMVGDVQENEDILETLDIYDMFIKYSNLHVFRAVEPALLQHYRHQACNPRLSEEIYHRCVQSSLEGVGSRSQLAMVLFEQEQGNST; the protein is encoded by the exons ATGCGGCTGTCGCTGGTGCTGTCGGTGCTGCGGCCCGCAGGGCCGGTGGCCATCGGCGTCTCGCTGGGCTTCACTCTCAGCCTCCTCAGCGTCACTTGGGTGGAGGAGCCCTGCGGGCAGCCGCCGCGTCCCGCAGCCGCCGCCCGCTCGCGTCCCGACGGCGGCCCCGCGCC CTGGGAGCCCCGCGTTGTTCCCTATCGCCcgcccagccctggcagggccGCCAAGAAGGCCATCAG GACCCGATacatcagcacagagctggggatGCGACAGCGGCTCTTCGTGGGTGTGCTGACCTCCAAAAGCACACTGAACACGCTGGGAGTGGCAGTCAACCGCACGCTGGCCCACCGCCTGGAGCGCCTGGTGTACTTCACAGGCACACGGGGCCGCAAGATGCCCCATGGCATGACAGTGGTGACACACAGTGATGAACGACCCATCTGGAACATGTACCAGACCATCAGGTACCTTCTGGACCACTACGTTAATGACTTTGACTGGTTCTTCATGGTGCAGGATGATACCTACACAGAGGCACACCGCATCAGCCGCCTGGTTGCCCACCTCAGCATTGACACCCACCTCTACCTTGGCCGTCCCGAGGAATTCATCGGTGGGGACACAGAGGGACGCTACTGCTATGGGGGATTTGGTTACTTGCTGTCCcgcagcctcctcctgctcctgcagcagcacctggagaGCTGCCGCAACGACATCCTCAGTGCTCGCCCTGATGAGTGGCTGGGCCGTTGCATCATCGACTACACAGGCATCAACTGTGCTGAGGAGCACGAG CTGGAAATACAGAATGCCAGCAGGCTGTCTGCTGATGGAGATCACGGTGCCACATGGCCTGTTGGCATCCCAccccccttccagcccaaaactCGCTTTGAGGTTCTGCGCTGGGACTACTTCACAGAGGAGCAGGTCTATGCCTGCATGGACGGCTCCCCTAAGTGTGAGCTGCGTGGTGCGGATCTGGCGGACGTGGCTGATGTGGTGGCCACAGCCATGGAGGAGCTGAACCGCAAGTACCAACCAGTGCTCCACATCCgcaagcagcagctggtgaATGGGTATCGGCGCTTTGACCCCACACGTGGCATGGAGTACACCCTGGACCTCCAGGTGGAGGTGGTCACCCAGAAGGGGCACAGCCGCTCCGTCACCAAGCGTGTGCACTTAGTGCGGCCCCTTAGTGAGGTGGAGATCATCCCCATGCCCTATGTGACAGAGGCCAGCCGCATCAATGTCATCCTGCCACTGACTGCTCATGACCGGGACCATGCCGCACGCTTTTTGGAGGCTTATGCGGCGGCTGCCTTTGAGAGCAGTGAGAATGCAGTGCTCACCTTTCTCTTCATCTATGACCCCTTTGAGGCACAGCAGGTCACTCAGAATGACATCTTCGCCCACGTGAAGGCCCAGATCACTGAGTATGAGCGCAAGTATGCGGAGGTGAAGATCCCATGGATCAGTGTTAAGACAGATGCACCCTCCCAAATCAAGGTCATGGACATCATCTCCAAGAAGCATCCTGTGGACACTCTTTTCTTTGTGGCCGGTGTGGGGACAGAAGTTACTGTTGACTTCCTGAACCGCTGCCGAATGAACACCATTAACAACTGGCAGGTCTTCTTCCCCATTCACTTCCAGGGTTACAACCCTGCTATTGCTTACCACAACCAGGTGCCACCTGCCACGCTGGACCTGCTGCGGGATGCGGGCCGCTTTGACCGTGATGTCTTCTATGAGGCCTGCTTCTACAATGCTGACTACATGGCAGCACGCACCCGCATGGTGGGTGATGTGCAGGAGAACGAGGATATCCTTGAGACCTTGGACATCTATGACATGTTCATCAAGTACTCCAACCTCCATGTCTTCCGGGCCGtggagcctgccctgctgcagcactacCGGCACCAGGCCTGCAATCCCCGACTCAGCGAGGAGATCTACCACCGCtgtgtgcagagcagcctggaaggTGTAGGCTCTCGCTCCCAGCTGGCCATGGTGCTTTTTGAGCAGGAGCAAGGGAACAGCACCTGA